The following proteins are encoded in a genomic region of Bernardetia sp. MNP-M8:
- a CDS encoding SiaC family regulatory phosphoprotein, translating into MENEMLIKSKANQHGFKASVYANTIQRKVVISDCANCFTEQELLPFKNWLEYYFKNNKELLTIEFVNVFDSLPFVQPKEDNFIVNRHFRENTENPLAKVIQSLSSFNFLIEGKWGMGVYVSGQFPTIKGNIKTGVIELSGEMYNSYSLDFMHPFFCWFEKLLQSDIQQTHVYLKIGYLSTSYMRRLAEIATALSSWSARTGKKSLWTWYCLEDDEDTKEWFNDIFKMSDNLSHLKCEAIELDERQWDKLLK; encoded by the coding sequence ATGGAAAATGAAATGTTAATAAAAAGTAAAGCAAACCAACATGGTTTTAAAGCTAGTGTTTATGCAAATACAATACAAAGAAAAGTTGTCATTTCAGATTGTGCAAACTGTTTTACAGAACAAGAACTTTTACCTTTTAAAAATTGGTTAGAATACTATTTCAAAAACAATAAAGAGTTATTGACTATTGAGTTTGTTAATGTTTTCGATTCTCTTCCATTTGTACAGCCCAAAGAAGATAATTTTATAGTAAATAGACATTTTAGAGAAAATACTGAAAATCCGTTAGCAAAGGTTATTCAATCACTTTCTAGCTTTAATTTTTTGATTGAAGGCAAATGGGGAATGGGAGTTTATGTTTCAGGACAGTTTCCCACAATAAAAGGTAATATTAAAACTGGAGTTATAGAACTATCTGGAGAGATGTATAATTCTTACTCTTTAGACTTTATGCACCCTTTCTTTTGTTGGTTTGAAAAGCTACTTCAAAGCGACATACAGCAAACTCATGTCTATCTTAAAATAGGTTATCTCTCTACCTCTTATATGAGACGACTAGCAGAAATAGCAACAGCATTGTCTAGTTGGTCAGCAAGAACAGGGAAGAAATCCTTATGGACTTGGTATTGTTTAGAGGATGATGAAGATACTAAAGAATGGTTCAACGATATTTTCAAGATGAGCGATAACCTTTCACATCTGAAATGTGAAGCTATTGAATTAGATGAAAGGCAGTGGGATAAATTATTGAAATAA
- a CDS encoding ferritin, translating to MSKNGIQKPFVTMKTSVTQEMQNLINEQIKLEARSSWAYLAAASWCDKEGYVNSAKYLYNHAEEERMHMMKFFNYLNNAGGHALAPEITDMRYDFEKLRDVFETALKHEIKVTLAINDLVDACLKAKDFATFQFLQWFVNEQREEEVISRRAVELFDIIGEEGQGIWLIDQAIGKIEAEIQEAEGADAEA from the coding sequence ATGTCAAAAAATGGAATTCAAAAACCGTTTGTAACGATGAAAACATCAGTTACACAAGAAATGCAAAACCTTATCAATGAGCAAATTAAGTTAGAAGCTCGTTCTTCTTGGGCTTATTTAGCTGCTGCTTCTTGGTGTGATAAAGAAGGATATGTCAATTCGGCTAAATATCTTTACAATCATGCAGAAGAAGAACGCATGCACATGATGAAATTTTTCAATTATCTAAATAATGCAGGTGGACATGCACTAGCACCCGAAATTACAGATATGCGTTATGATTTTGAGAAGTTAAGAGATGTTTTCGAAACAGCTTTAAAGCACGAAATCAAAGTAACTTTAGCAATTAATGACCTTGTAGATGCCTGTTTGAAAGCAAAAGACTTTGCTACTTTTCAGTTTTTGCAGTGGTTTGTCAATGAACAGCGTGAAGAAGAGGTAATTTCTCGTCGTGCTGTAGAGCTTTTTGATATTATTGGTGAAGAAGGTCAAGGAATTTGGCTTATTGATCAAGCAATCGGAAAAATAGAAGCTGAGATACAAGAAGCAGAAGGGGCAGATGCAGAAGCCTAA
- a CDS encoding NADH-quinone oxidoreductase subunit M: MDNFILSLIFWFPLLGAAFCLIPFKENKSHFYKWIGVGILSIELILVAIMLFIAKTNLDMSVFDEQNLLLSEKYTWWHVSVGKFGILHADYFLGIDAKNVLLIALSALVLWVGSLVSVFSKKILSRPRLYFFLYLLLSSAVMGSFLSLDFLLFFICFEFMLLPMYFLIGIWGGKRKEYAAIKFFIYTLIGSVLILVAGIIIVNSGIDIQKTALELGISTEEVVLKLKNSTLITQNSTQIVHSFDMLAFKDANYFLPQSALFSYEGNTTRAIVFFLLLIGFAIKLPIAPLHTWLPIAHVEASTPISMVLAGVLLKVGGYGLLRLPFSVFTDVAIDFSFWIGAWGIFSMLYGAFLALGQTHLKRMIAYSSISHMGFVLLGFAAINAEGTNGAMYQMLSHGVISPLLFLLVGFLYEQTNDLTITNYSGLFHKLPRYTAFVGIAFFAGLGLPTFSSFIAELTVFLGVFSSDYLPIWLGILSAITLILTASYFLWTYKRMFLGDFWLHHNLKNINLQDISTSQKVIASILIFFIVLLGIFPSLVFGWF, translated from the coding sequence ATGGATAATTTTATTCTGTCTCTCATTTTTTGGTTTCCACTTTTGGGAGCTGCTTTTTGTTTAATTCCTTTCAAAGAAAACAAATCTCATTTTTATAAATGGATTGGAGTAGGTATTCTGTCTATCGAACTTATTTTGGTAGCAATAATGCTTTTCATTGCCAAGACTAATTTAGATATGTCTGTTTTTGATGAACAAAATTTGCTTTTGTCAGAAAAATATACGTGGTGGCATGTCAGTGTGGGGAAATTTGGAATTTTGCATGCTGATTATTTTTTAGGAATAGATGCTAAAAATGTTCTCTTAATTGCTCTTTCTGCACTTGTTTTGTGGGTAGGAAGTTTAGTGTCTGTTTTTTCTAAAAAAATACTTTCTCGTCCTCGTTTATATTTTTTCTTGTATCTATTGCTTTCTTCTGCTGTAATGGGAAGTTTTCTGTCATTAGACTTTTTACTTTTCTTTATCTGTTTTGAGTTTATGTTACTTCCTATGTATTTTTTGATAGGAATTTGGGGAGGAAAACGCAAAGAATATGCAGCTATCAAGTTCTTTATTTATACATTAATTGGTTCTGTTTTGATTTTGGTGGCAGGAATCATCATTGTAAATTCTGGAATAGATATACAAAAAACAGCTTTAGAACTAGGCATTTCTACGGAGGAAGTAGTTTTAAAACTCAAAAATTCTACTCTCATTACTCAAAATTCTACTCAAATTGTGCATTCCTTTGATATGCTTGCTTTCAAAGATGCAAACTATTTTCTTCCTCAATCTGCTCTCTTTTCTTATGAAGGAAATACTACTCGTGCTATTGTTTTCTTCTTGCTTCTTATTGGTTTTGCTATCAAATTACCAATTGCACCTCTTCATACTTGGCTACCGATTGCCCATGTTGAAGCCTCAACACCTATTTCAATGGTTTTGGCAGGAGTTCTTTTAAAAGTAGGAGGATATGGACTTTTGCGTCTTCCTTTTTCTGTTTTTACTGATGTAGCCATAGATTTTTCGTTTTGGATAGGAGCTTGGGGCATTTTTTCAATGCTATATGGAGCTTTTTTAGCTCTTGGACAGACTCATCTAAAAAGAATGATTGCTTACTCTTCCATTTCCCACATGGGTTTTGTTCTTTTGGGTTTTGCAGCTATTAATGCAGAAGGAACTAATGGAGCGATGTATCAAATGCTCAGTCATGGAGTTATTTCGCCTTTGCTTTTTCTTTTGGTAGGTTTTCTCTATGAACAGACAAATGACCTTACTATTACTAATTATAGTGGACTTTTTCATAAGCTACCACGTTATACAGCTTTTGTAGGAATTGCTTTTTTTGCAGGTTTGGGACTGCCTACTTTTTCTAGTTTTATAGCTGAACTAACCGTTTTTTTAGGCGTATTTTCTTCAGATTATTTACCAATTTGGTTGGGTATTTTGTCTGCCATAACATTAATTTTGACAGCTAGTTATTTTCTTTGGACATATAAAAGAATGTTCTTAGGTGATTTTTGGTTACATCATAACCTTAAAAATATCAATTTACAAGATATTTCTACTTCTCAAAAAGTAATTGCTTCTATCTTGATTTTCTTTATTGTTCTTTTAGGAATCTTTCCTTCTTTAGTTTTTGGATGGTTTTGA
- a CDS encoding CDC27 family protein — translation MSRNTFSFLLIIVVFCFLSACQSDTKQFVETLPPLPDSVTTIISNQVQFLNKQIERSENTDNKENTAHYYYKRASLYLSSGKENIALEDIEKAISLDSTKSKYYFALAQAYQQRNEPQKVLSAAQKAIDLGFTDLELYRLYAYSAFNQKKWSESLTAFEKIANRTGEKIETLYYQGMIWNKKSDTTKAISFLRKAIEKDSTYLPAYIEIIKTYNASELPKNAWKEAQVAFQKTSYTASNKKDNKLDNKIRSQLSLQYGNTWLNLNKRDSSIVWYRKAIRQDSTLDEASLQVGIYMFEKKYYPQAEYYFKKVIKQKPLQSTANYLLGFLYEYKLFEPQDKLERFELAETYFKNAYKTDSLKTDYRESLNRIEKKIEREKYKLTPEYAEQMRKIRLREQQRQDSIGRLILSNPIF, via the coding sequence ATGTCTAGAAATACTTTTAGTTTCTTATTGATTATAGTGGTTTTCTGCTTTTTATCGGCTTGTCAGTCTGATACGAAGCAGTTTGTCGAAACATTACCTCCTCTTCCAGATTCTGTTACAACAATTATTTCTAATCAAGTTCAGTTTCTTAATAAGCAAATTGAACGAAGTGAAAATACAGACAACAAAGAAAATACAGCTCATTATTACTATAAACGAGCTTCTTTGTATCTATCTTCTGGAAAAGAAAATATTGCGTTAGAGGATATTGAAAAGGCAATTTCTTTGGATAGCACGAAAAGTAAATATTATTTTGCATTGGCACAGGCTTATCAACAAAGAAACGAACCTCAAAAAGTTCTTAGTGCTGCTCAAAAGGCGATTGATTTGGGTTTTACAGACTTAGAATTATATCGCTTGTATGCCTATTCTGCATTTAATCAAAAAAAATGGTCTGAATCTTTGACTGCCTTTGAGAAAATTGCAAACCGAACAGGAGAGAAAATAGAAACACTCTATTATCAGGGAATGATTTGGAATAAGAAAAGTGATACTACAAAAGCAATTTCATTTTTAAGAAAAGCAATTGAAAAAGATAGCACCTATCTGCCTGCGTACATAGAAATCATCAAAACTTATAATGCATCAGAACTTCCAAAAAATGCATGGAAAGAAGCACAAGTTGCTTTTCAAAAGACAAGTTATACTGCTTCAAATAAGAAAGACAATAAACTAGATAATAAAATTCGTTCTCAACTTTCTCTTCAATATGGAAATACTTGGCTGAACCTAAACAAGCGAGATAGTTCTATTGTATGGTATAGAAAGGCAATTCGACAAGATTCTACATTAGATGAAGCTTCTTTACAAGTGGGCATTTATATGTTTGAAAAAAAATATTATCCTCAAGCAGAATATTATTTCAAAAAAGTAATAAAACAAAAACCACTACAAAGTACAGCTAATTATTTGTTAGGTTTTTTATATGAATACAAGCTCTTCGAACCTCAAGATAAATTAGAACGCTTCGAACTAGCAGAAACCTATTTTAAAAATGCCTATAAAACAGATAGTTTAAAAACTGACTATAGAGAATCTTTAAATAGAATAGAAAAAAAAATAGAGAGAGAAAAATACAAACTCACTCCAGAATATGCTGAACAAATGAGAAAAATCAGATTGAGAGAACAACAAAGACAAGATTCTATTGGAAGACTTATTTTATCTAATCCTATTTTTTAA
- the era gene encoding GTPase Era, translated as MKELDLDAILNAGKESENHKAGFVALVGKPNSGKSTLMNTVLGEKLAIVTPKAQTTRHRIMGILNSEDYQIVFSDTPGIISPKYELHEKMMRFVEKSLEDADVILLVTSLDESHDEENAIEKLRKALDKKKIPLIVLLNKADLVDQDIIDEKIARWKEVLNPQEILPISALIGFNVNEVLELILKYLPKHPAYYDKEMLTDRPERFFAGEIIREKIFLHYDQEIPYSTEVGILEFKDEPKILRINAEIHVERKSQKGILIGKNGSALKIIGQAARLDMEAFFGKKVFLELYVRVSENWRKKSDKLGWFGYK; from the coding sequence ATGAAAGAACTTGACTTAGATGCCATTTTAAATGCTGGCAAAGAATCTGAAAATCATAAAGCTGGTTTTGTAGCGTTGGTAGGAAAACCAAATAGTGGCAAATCTACACTTATGAATACTGTATTAGGAGAAAAATTAGCTATCGTAACTCCCAAAGCACAAACTACTCGCCATCGTATTATGGGGATTTTGAATAGTGAAGACTATCAAATTGTGTTTTCAGATACACCAGGGATTATTTCTCCAAAATATGAGCTTCATGAAAAAATGATGCGTTTTGTAGAAAAATCATTAGAAGATGCTGATGTAATTTTGCTTGTAACTTCCCTTGATGAGAGTCATGATGAAGAAAATGCTATCGAAAAACTCCGAAAAGCATTAGATAAAAAGAAAATCCCTCTCATTGTTCTACTAAATAAAGCTGATTTAGTTGATCAAGATATCATTGATGAAAAAATTGCTCGTTGGAAAGAGGTATTAAATCCACAAGAAATTTTGCCTATTTCTGCCTTAATTGGTTTTAATGTAAATGAAGTATTAGAACTTATCTTAAAATATCTTCCAAAACATCCTGCTTATTACGACAAAGAAATGCTGACAGATCGTCCAGAACGTTTTTTTGCAGGAGAGATTATACGAGAAAAAATATTTTTACACTATGATCAAGAAATTCCCTATTCTACTGAAGTAGGAATTTTAGAGTTTAAAGACGAACCAAAAATTCTTCGCATCAATGCAGAAATACATGTTGAAAGAAAATCTCAAAAAGGTATTTTGATAGGTAAAAATGGAAGTGCACTCAAAATAATTGGACAAGCAGCACGATTAGACATGGAAGCCTTCTTTGGTAAAAAAGTATTTTTAGAACTTTATGTCAGAGTAAGTGAAAACTGGCGTAAAAAATCTGATAAATTGGGTTGGTTTGGCTATAAATAG
- a CDS encoding sterol desaturase family protein, whose translation MIWNYEHIKDSFDKISQSDPITYFAPFFIFLILLELGIDLAQKKEWYNKKDAWASIVMGIGSVFLSLLAKIFYIGIYMWIYDNFRLFTLPNVWWVWILLIFADDFSFYWHHRLSHQVRILWAAHSNHHSAQSYNLAVALRQSWTEMFYKYIFWLWLPLLGFHPVMMFVMMSISLIYQFFLHTEAVGRLGFLEFFMNTPSHHRVHHATNVKYLDKNHAGIFIIWDRLFGTFIIEDEEKPIYGLVQNLETYNPIRIASHEYEKIWADIKKPISWKHRINYLIKPPGWSHDGSRKTTKDLVNEMKKNK comes from the coding sequence ATGATTTGGAATTACGAACATATAAAAGATTCTTTTGATAAAATAAGCCAAAGCGACCCGATTACCTATTTTGCGCCTTTTTTTATATTTCTTATTCTTTTAGAATTAGGAATTGATTTAGCGCAAAAAAAAGAATGGTACAATAAAAAAGATGCTTGGGCTTCAATTGTTATGGGAATTGGTTCTGTGTTTTTGAGTCTTTTAGCCAAGATTTTTTATATCGGAATTTATATGTGGATTTATGATAATTTCCGTCTCTTTACGCTGCCTAATGTCTGGTGGGTTTGGATTCTGCTTATCTTTGCTGATGATTTTTCTTTTTATTGGCATCACAGATTAAGCCATCAAGTTCGTATTTTGTGGGCTGCTCATTCAAACCACCATTCAGCACAAAGCTATAATTTAGCTGTTGCGCTGCGTCAGAGTTGGACAGAAATGTTTTATAAATATATCTTTTGGTTATGGCTGCCTTTACTTGGTTTTCATCCTGTTATGATGTTTGTAATGATGTCTATAAGTCTTATTTATCAATTCTTTCTACATACAGAGGCAGTTGGAAGACTTGGTTTCTTAGAATTTTTTATGAATACACCTTCTCATCATAGAGTTCATCATGCTACTAATGTAAAATATTTAGATAAAAATCATGCAGGAATTTTTATTATTTGGGATAGACTTTTTGGAACATTTATAATAGAAGATGAAGAAAAACCAATCTACGGACTTGTTCAAAACTTGGAAACTTATAATCCAATTCGTATCGCTTCCCATGAGTATGAGAAGATTTGGGCAGATATTAAAAAGCCTATTTCGTGGAAACATAGAATTAATTATCTAATAAAGCCCCCAGGTTGGAGTCATGATGGAAGCCGAAAAACTACTAAGGATTTGGTAAATGAGATGAAGAAGAATAAATAA
- a CDS encoding DUF4199 domain-containing protein, which produces MQVAIRYGLILGVINILLAVFGYIMGVEFSMSYYAIISGVFSIAAIIFVCIRIKKENKGIIKYFDAVKMVFVALMLSYVIGSSYNYVFNNFVAPEYTEQIAKASLDKAESMLESMGMGESEIDKAMKEARKSSSEALENPLMPFLQSIMVGAVVLFVIALLAAIFVQRKPIEGEFLYDDEIVDNNSEKDSW; this is translated from the coding sequence ATGCAGGTAGCAATTCGTTATGGTTTGATTTTAGGTGTTATAAATATTTTATTAGCTGTCTTTGGTTATATAATGGGCGTAGAATTTTCAATGAGTTATTATGCTATTATCTCAGGAGTGTTCTCTATTGCAGCTATTATTTTTGTTTGTATTCGTATTAAAAAAGAAAATAAAGGAATAATAAAGTATTTTGATGCTGTCAAAATGGTTTTTGTAGCTTTAATGTTGAGCTATGTTATTGGTTCTTCATACAATTATGTATTCAATAACTTTGTTGCTCCAGAATATACAGAGCAAATAGCAAAAGCTTCATTAGATAAAGCAGAAAGTATGTTAGAAAGTATGGGGATGGGAGAAAGCGAAATAGATAAAGCGATGAAAGAAGCTCGTAAAAGTTCAAGTGAAGCACTCGAAAATCCTTTAATGCCATTTCTTCAAAGTATTATGGTAGGCGCAGTTGTGCTTTTTGTAATTGCTTTACTTGCTGCTATTTTTGTCCAAAGAAAACCTATAGAAGGAGAGTTTCTATATGATGATGAAATAGTAGATAATAATTCTGAAAAGGATAGTTGGTAA
- a CDS encoding DsbA family protein codes for MKLIYIYDALCGWCYGFAPAMRDFYQNHKNDFETIDVISGGMITGERIGAIGEVAPYIKTAYKDVENRTGVKFGEKFLKDILEEGSAIFTSIPPSIALSIFKKETQENPQLAGEKNEKILHFAEELQSLIYFDGIEPKDYSKYGELATKYGLDKTDFVEKMNHSDYEKLAQKDFQLSQNFGVNGFPTLIIQKDEEYYLFARGFVDLAELERRFEAMKTSV; via the coding sequence ATGAAACTAATCTATATTTATGATGCCCTTTGTGGCTGGTGTTATGGTTTTGCACCTGCGATGCGTGATTTTTATCAAAACCACAAAAACGACTTTGAAACCATTGATGTTATTTCTGGTGGAATGATTACAGGAGAACGTATTGGTGCAATTGGAGAAGTTGCTCCTTACATCAAAACGGCTTACAAAGACGTAGAAAACCGAACAGGAGTAAAATTTGGAGAGAAATTTTTAAAGGATATTTTGGAAGAAGGAAGTGCCATTTTCACTTCTATTCCTCCATCCATTGCTCTTTCTATTTTCAAAAAAGAAACTCAAGAAAATCCACAACTAGCAGGAGAAAAGAATGAGAAAATTCTTCATTTTGCCGAAGAGCTTCAAAGTCTTATTTATTTTGATGGCATAGAACCAAAAGACTATTCAAAATACGGCGAATTGGCAACAAAATATGGTTTGGATAAAACTGATTTTGTAGAAAAAATGAATCATTCAGACTATGAAAAATTAGCTCAAAAAGATTTTCAGTTATCGCAAAATTTTGGTGTCAATGGTTTTCCTACTCTCATTATTCAAAAAGACGAAGAATATTATTTATTTGCTAGAGGTTTTGTAGATTTGGCAGAACTAGAAAGGCGTTTTGAAGCGATGAAAACTTCTGTGTAA
- a CDS encoding site-2 protease family protein yields the protein MQEENKNLPYPSFSNYSDADDASNPFLYEEVLYKKKKPKYWLHILLFVITFIATTLAGAEWIFGEKSFIALLFDADGFAGIGSGGLGFDGFVAGLAYSIPFLGILTVHEFGHYFAAKYHNIRASLPFYIPMWLGFLGMPSTIGTMGAFIKIESPFTSQKSLFDVGVAGPLAGFIIALVVLFYGFLNLPSPEYVIEVAHPSWQKYGLDYASQVYKSIPEGANMELGTNLLFEFFKNYVAPNPEWVPNNREIFHYPFLLAGYLALFFTALNLMPIGQLDGGHVLYAMFGQKWHKKISMGMFTLFLTYAGLGLISPQDPIEDIALYSIFYLFFLFIIFLKNTEKPITAVVFALGIYAFQFVLVSIFPEVHGYYGWLAFGFLLGRILGLSHPPTQNQVTPLTKGRMILGVITFIIFALCFSPQPFVIS from the coding sequence ATGCAAGAAGAAAACAAAAATTTGCCTTATCCTTCTTTTTCAAACTATTCAGATGCAGATGATGCTTCAAATCCATTTTTGTATGAAGAAGTTCTATATAAGAAGAAAAAGCCTAAATATTGGTTACATATTTTGTTATTTGTGATTACTTTCATTGCAACTACTTTGGCTGGAGCAGAATGGATTTTTGGAGAAAAAAGTTTTATTGCTCTTCTCTTTGATGCAGATGGATTTGCAGGCATTGGAAGTGGAGGACTCGGTTTTGATGGCTTTGTGGCTGGTTTGGCTTATTCTATTCCTTTTTTGGGAATATTAACAGTGCATGAATTCGGACATTATTTTGCTGCTAAATATCATAATATTCGGGCTTCTTTGCCTTTTTATATTCCGATGTGGCTTGGTTTTTTGGGAATGCCTTCTACTATCGGAACAATGGGTGCATTTATTAAAATTGAATCTCCTTTTACCTCTCAAAAGTCACTTTTTGATGTGGGTGTAGCAGGTCCTTTGGCAGGTTTTATAATTGCTTTAGTCGTACTTTTTTATGGTTTTTTGAATCTTCCTTCTCCTGAATATGTAATTGAAGTAGCACATCCATCTTGGCAAAAATATGGTTTAGATTATGCTTCTCAAGTGTATAAATCTATTCCAGAAGGTGCAAATATGGAATTGGGAACAAATTTGTTATTTGAATTTTTCAAAAATTATGTTGCTCCAAATCCTGAATGGGTGCCAAATAATAGAGAAATTTTTCATTATCCTTTTTTATTGGCAGGTTATTTAGCTTTGTTTTTTACAGCTTTAAATTTGATGCCGATTGGTCAGCTTGATGGAGGACATGTTTTGTATGCTATGTTTGGTCAAAAATGGCATAAAAAAATATCTATGGGAATGTTTACACTTTTCTTGACCTATGCAGGACTAGGGCTTATTTCGCCTCAAGACCCTATCGAAGATATTGCTCTCTACAGTATTTTTTATCTCTTTTTCTTGTTTATTATTTTTCTAAAAAATACAGAAAAACCGATTACTGCTGTTGTCTTTGCGCTAGGAATTTACGCCTTTCAGTTTGTGCTTGTAAGTATTTTTCCAGAAGTTCATGGTTACTATGGTTGGTTGGCTTTTGGTTTTCTCTTAGGACGAATTTTAGGACTTTCACATCCACCTACACAAAACCAAGTTACACCACTTACAAAAGGTAGAATGATTTTGGGAGTAATTACTTTTATTATTTTTGCTCTTTGCTTTTCGCCTCAGCCTTTTGTGATTTCTTAG
- a CDS encoding competence/damage-inducible protein A — translation MIPAYIVAIGDELLYGQTLNTNAYSLSKMLTDVGFKVIKHISIADERQAILDTFEEMSKVAKIVLITGGLGPTKDDITKKTFAEYFNVGMRRDEVVLKHIENLFSSRGRMMTDLNKSQADVPTNCTVIHNMYGTAPGMWFEKNGCIFVSMPGVPYETENIMSNEVIPRLLDFFKPPFIVHKKVQTIGVPESILAQTIEDWENDLPSHVRLAYLPHLGKVTLRLTSEGDDKEKIEEELNNQVKKVIPLIEKYVYGFDDETIEGKVADLLKEKNLTLGIAESCTGGYVARTFTQHEGASAFFEGGIIAYSNDVKIKILGVKLDTIIKYGSVSEQTALEMAEGIRRTLGTKIGIATTGVAGTGGGTPEKPVGTVWIAYSDENETVAKTYQLTKNRNLNIQLSTNAVLNLLRKKLIEK, via the coding sequence ATGATTCCAGCTTATATTGTTGCTATTGGCGACGAACTTCTCTACGGACAAACTCTCAATACAAACGCTTATTCTCTTTCCAAAATGCTAACTGATGTTGGTTTTAAAGTTATCAAACACATTTCTATCGCTGATGAGAGACAGGCAATTTTGGATACTTTCGAAGAAATGTCAAAAGTAGCTAAAATAGTTTTGATTACTGGAGGACTTGGGCCTACAAAAGATGACATCACAAAAAAAACATTTGCAGAATATTTTAATGTAGGAATGCGAAGAGATGAAGTTGTTTTAAAGCATATCGAAAATTTATTTTCTAGTAGAGGAAGAATGATGACTGATTTGAATAAATCACAAGCAGACGTTCCGACAAATTGCACTGTCATTCATAATATGTATGGAACAGCTCCTGGAATGTGGTTTGAAAAAAATGGTTGTATTTTCGTTTCAATGCCTGGTGTGCCTTATGAAACTGAAAATATAATGAGCAATGAGGTAATTCCTCGTTTATTAGATTTTTTCAAACCTCCTTTTATTGTACACAAAAAAGTACAGACAATTGGAGTTCCTGAGTCTATTTTAGCACAAACTATTGAAGATTGGGAAAATGATTTGCCTTCTCATGTTCGTTTGGCGTACCTTCCACATTTGGGAAAAGTAACTTTGAGATTGACAAGTGAAGGAGATGACAAAGAAAAAATTGAGGAAGAATTAAATAATCAAGTTAAAAAAGTAATTCCTCTCATAGAAAAATATGTTTATGGTTTTGATGATGAAACAATAGAGGGAAAAGTAGCTGATTTATTAAAAGAAAAGAATCTTACTCTAGGAATTGCAGAAAGCTGCACAGGTGGTTATGTAGCCCGTACATTTACTCAGCACGAAGGTGCATCTGCTTTTTTTGAGGGTGGAATAATTGCCTACTCAAATGATGTAAAAATAAAGATTTTAGGCGTAAAATTAGATACCATCATAAAATATGGTTCAGTAAGTGAACAAACAGCTTTAGAAATGGCTGAAGGAATCAGAAGAACACTAGGAACAAAAATTGGAATTGCTACAACAGGAGTAGCAGGAACAGGTGGAGGAACGCCTGAAAAACCAGTGGGAACAGTTTGGATTGCTTATTCTGATGAAAATGAAACAGTAGCCAAAACCTATCAACTAACCAAAAACAGAAACTTAAATATTCAACTGAGTACAAATGCAGTTTTGAATTTGCTTAGAAAAAAGTTGATTGAAAAGTAG